A part of Sulfurifustis variabilis genomic DNA contains:
- a CDS encoding disulfide bond formation protein B, producing MAISPEEKLLNALPLAQWWPSMFEAAGDCASVTWRFLSLSIPEWSVIWFVMLAAAGVYVGLAKS from the coding sequence ATGGCCATTAGCCCCGAGGAAAAGCTCCTGAACGCCCTGCCCCTCGCCCAGTGGTGGCCGAGCATGTTCGAGGCGGCCGGCGATTGCGCTAGCGTGACGTGGCGTTTTCTCTCGCTATCGATACCGGAGTGGTCGGTGATATGGTTCGTGATGCTCGCTGCAGCCGGCGTCTACGTGGGACTAGCAAAGAGCTAA
- a CDS encoding disulfide bond formation protein B: MNRRHLFLAILFVCAGLLAGALYLQEVENLAPCPLCVGQRIAYWLVGLVALVGFIHTPPGRAAARLYSALIVAFAVVGAAVAIRQEWIIIHAKPGGCSMAISPEEKLLNALPLAQWWPSMFEAAGDCASVTWTFISLSIPEWSLIWFVILAGAGVYAGVAKSQK, from the coding sequence ATGAACCGCCGGCACCTCTTCCTTGCGATCCTGTTCGTCTGCGCGGGCCTGCTCGCGGGAGCGCTGTACCTTCAGGAAGTCGAAAACCTCGCCCCCTGCCCCTTGTGCGTCGGCCAGCGGATTGCCTACTGGCTGGTCGGTCTCGTGGCACTCGTCGGCTTCATCCACACCCCTCCCGGCCGCGCGGCGGCGCGCCTCTACTCGGCCCTGATTGTCGCCTTTGCCGTCGTTGGCGCTGCCGTGGCGATTCGGCAGGAGTGGATCATCATTCATGCCAAACCGGGAGGGTGCAGCATGGCGATCAGCCCCGAGGAAAAGCTCCTGAATGCCCTGCCGCTCGCGCAGTGGTGGCCGAGCATGTTCGAGGCGGCCGGCGATTGCGCGAGCGTGACCTGGACCTTTATCTCGCTATCGATACCCGAGTGGTCGCTGATCTGGTTCGTGATACTCGCGGGAGCGGGCGTCTACGCGGGGGTAGCAAAGAGCCAAAAATAA
- a CDS encoding S8 family peptidase: MPTACARVLLAFVFCVSAFPGLSHAIEASGSAGRGEPQRGHRFHEQRLLVKFRAAVTPEQADAAASAAGAAESRAFRRPRRLAAAPVDRWRVLRLRSATDLARVRAALLRNPHVERVEYDYLVSAALTPNDPRLGELWGLHNIGQTAGTVDGDIDAPEAWDLQTGSESIVVAVIDTGVDYNHPDLAANIWTNPGEIPGNGVDDDGNGYVDDVHGYDFFGDDADPLDDHGHGTHVAGTIAAVGDNGVGVAGVNWRARVMAVKFLNSSGSGSTSDAIGGILYAADMGARVTNNSWGGGAFSQALQDAIVTANNAGILFIAAAGNSGLNNDVSPSYPANYAVPNVVAVAATDHNDALAGFSNYGANTVHLAAPGVDILSSVPAIGHPCCSDPSGYKRLNGTSMATPHVAGAAALLFAQFPGKGHLQVRDRMLGAVDEKGTLNGRTITGGRLNVFNALEDDTTAPGAVVDLATTEAGTGSVRLSWTASGDDGWQGSAAAYELRYSTSPIDESNFLSGQPVPGTPKPAAAGTPESFLVTGLEGSTGYYFALKVIDNVGNASPLSNVAQATTQPVAVLYSDDMESGAGDWTVAGSDGLGGPALWHVTGHRFSSPSHALYYGRADTLTFNTGTRNYGSVTSPPIDLSASTGSALRFTHYLQTENFAPFDSARVQVSADGGATWTDLYVTSVGTNGMERRDLDLSAYDGATIRLRFSFDTVDAAFNSFEGWVIDDVVVTGSMPPQAPVADAGANRAVPQRTLVTLDGSASYDPDGQIVQYAWQQVYGIPVTLWLANTANPKFIAPRYRATGPNILAFRLVVHDNDGQPSPGDVVYIVVTQ, encoded by the coding sequence ATGCCAACGGCATGTGCGCGCGTTCTGCTTGCGTTCGTTTTCTGCGTTTCCGCATTTCCCGGTTTGAGTCACGCGATCGAAGCCTCCGGCTCCGCGGGTCGAGGAGAGCCGCAGCGTGGCCATCGCTTCCATGAGCAACGCCTGCTCGTCAAGTTCCGCGCCGCGGTGACGCCCGAGCAGGCCGACGCGGCGGCGAGCGCCGCCGGCGCCGCCGAATCCCGCGCCTTCAGGCGCCCGCGCCGGCTGGCCGCGGCCCCGGTCGACCGGTGGCGGGTGCTACGCCTGCGTTCGGCGACGGACCTGGCGCGCGTGCGCGCGGCGCTCCTCCGGAACCCGCACGTGGAGCGCGTCGAGTACGACTACCTCGTGAGCGCCGCGCTGACGCCGAACGACCCTCGCCTCGGCGAGCTGTGGGGCCTGCACAATATCGGCCAGACCGCCGGCACCGTCGACGGAGACATCGACGCGCCGGAGGCGTGGGACCTGCAGACGGGCAGCGAATCGATCGTGGTCGCGGTGATCGACACCGGCGTCGACTACAACCACCCCGACCTCGCCGCCAACATCTGGACGAACCCGGGCGAAATCCCGGGCAACGGCGTCGACGACGACGGCAACGGCTACGTCGACGACGTCCACGGCTACGACTTTTTCGGCGACGATGCCGATCCCCTCGACGATCACGGACACGGCACCCACGTGGCCGGGACGATCGCCGCCGTCGGCGACAACGGGGTCGGCGTCGCCGGCGTCAACTGGCGCGCCCGCGTCATGGCCGTGAAGTTCCTGAACAGCAGCGGCAGCGGAAGCACGAGCGATGCCATCGGCGGCATCCTCTACGCCGCCGACATGGGCGCCCGGGTGACGAACAACTCCTGGGGCGGCGGGGCGTTCAGCCAGGCGCTCCAGGACGCGATCGTGACGGCGAACAACGCGGGCATCCTGTTCATCGCCGCCGCCGGCAACTCCGGCCTGAACAACGACGTCTCGCCGAGTTATCCCGCGAATTACGCGGTCCCGAACGTCGTCGCGGTCGCCGCCACGGATCACAACGACGCGCTCGCCGGCTTCTCCAACTACGGTGCCAACACCGTGCATCTCGCCGCGCCCGGCGTCGACATCCTGTCGAGCGTTCCCGCGATCGGCCATCCCTGCTGTTCGGATCCCTCGGGCTACAAGCGGCTGAACGGCACGTCCATGGCCACGCCGCACGTGGCCGGCGCCGCCGCGCTGTTGTTCGCGCAGTTTCCCGGCAAGGGACACCTGCAGGTCAGGGATCGCATGCTGGGCGCGGTGGACGAAAAGGGCACGTTGAACGGCCGGACGATCACCGGCGGCCGACTGAACGTCTTCAATGCCCTCGAGGACGATACGACGGCGCCCGGCGCGGTCGTCGATCTCGCGACCACCGAAGCCGGCACCGGTTCGGTGCGGTTGAGCTGGACGGCGTCGGGCGACGACGGGTGGCAGGGAAGCGCGGCTGCGTACGAGCTGCGCTACTCGACCTCACCGATCGACGAAAGCAACTTCCTCTCGGGGCAGCCGGTCCCCGGTACGCCCAAACCGGCCGCCGCCGGTACTCCCGAGTCGTTCCTGGTGACCGGGCTCGAGGGGTCGACCGGCTACTACTTCGCGCTAAAGGTCATCGACAACGTCGGCAACGCGAGCCCGCTGTCGAACGTCGCGCAGGCGACCACCCAGCCCGTCGCCGTCCTGTACTCGGACGACATGGAGTCCGGAGCCGGAGACTGGACCGTTGCCGGCAGCGACGGCCTGGGCGGCCCGGCGCTGTGGCACGTGACCGGTCACCGTTTCAGCTCCCCGAGCCACGCGCTCTACTACGGGCGCGCCGACACGCTCACCTTCAACACCGGAACGCGCAACTACGGTTCGGTGACCTCGCCGCCGATCGACCTCTCGGCGTCCACCGGCAGCGCTCTGCGCTTCACCCACTACCTCCAGACGGAGAACTTCGCGCCGTTCGACAGTGCGCGGGTGCAGGTATCGGCCGACGGCGGCGCCACCTGGACGGATCTGTACGTGACGAGCGTCGGCACGAACGGGATGGAGCGGCGCGACCTGGACCTCTCCGCGTACGACGGCGCCACGATCCGGTTGCGCTTCAGCTTCGATACGGTCGACGCCGCCTTCAACTCGTTCGAGGGCTGGGTCATCGACGACGTCGTGGTGACCGGATCGATGCCGCCGCAGGCGCCGGTCGCGGACGCCGGTGCGAACCGGGCCGTACCGCAGCGCACGCTGGTCACGCTGGATGGCAGCGCCTCGTACGACCCGGACGGCCAGATCGTGCAATACGCCTGGCAGCAGGTTTACGGCATTCCCGTGACGCTGTGGCTGGCCAATACCGCCAACCCGAAGTTCATCGCGCCCCGCTACAGGGCGACGGGCCCGAACATCCTCGCCTTCAGGCTGGTCGTCCACGACAACGACGGCCAGCCTTCGCCCGGCGACGTCGTTTACATCGTCGTCACGCAGTGA
- a CDS encoding class I SAM-dependent methyltransferase encodes MGSATVQGQLWGARAQDWAAYTEQVSLPLFGAVLDAARVTPRTRLLDAGCGAGLPALLASLRGAQVAALDASAALLAIVRQRVPAADVREGDLEGLPFDDGTFDAVTAVNSLFYAADMDAAMRELVRVLRPGGRVVVTAWGPPERCQFLAAVMPALGPLMPPPPPGASPPHPGALSQPGALAAVLKRAGLRVVQEGEVTCPFVFPNTETSWRANASAGVNQAAIAHRGEAAVRAVYADADRAHTRPDGSIRYENVFLWVAGERP; translated from the coding sequence ATGGGAAGCGCGACAGTCCAGGGTCAGCTATGGGGCGCGCGTGCCCAGGACTGGGCTGCGTACACGGAGCAGGTTTCATTGCCGCTCTTCGGGGCGGTGCTCGATGCAGCTCGCGTCACCCCCCGCACGCGCCTGCTCGATGCTGGATGCGGCGCGGGTCTGCCGGCACTGCTGGCCAGCCTCCGCGGGGCCCAGGTCGCCGCGCTCGATGCCTCGGCGGCGCTGCTCGCCATCGTGCGGCAACGTGTCCCCGCGGCCGACGTGCGCGAGGGCGATCTGGAGGGTCTGCCGTTCGACGACGGCACGTTCGACGCGGTTACCGCCGTGAACAGTCTCTTCTATGCCGCAGACATGGATGCCGCGATGCGCGAGCTCGTCCGCGTACTGCGGCCTGGCGGTCGCGTTGTGGTGACTGCCTGGGGCCCGCCCGAGCGCTGCCAGTTTCTCGCCGCCGTGATGCCGGCCCTGGGACCGCTCATGCCGCCCCCGCCGCCCGGTGCCTCCCCGCCCCATCCCGGGGCGTTGTCGCAACCCGGCGCATTGGCCGCCGTCCTGAAGCGGGCGGGGCTGCGCGTGGTGCAGGAGGGCGAGGTCACCTGTCCCTTCGTCTTCCCGAATACCGAGACATCGTGGCGCGCAAATGCGAGCGCTGGAGTCAACCAGGCGGCCATCGCGCATCGCGGAGAGGCGGCCGTGCGCGCTGTCTACGCGGATGCCGACCGCGCCCACACGCGCCCTGACGGGAGCATCCGATACGAGAACGTGTTTCTTTGGGTCGCGGGCGAAAGGCCGTAA
- a CDS encoding SlyX family protein — protein sequence MSDKPDFEARVTELEMKVAFQEQTIETLNGVVTELRDEIDRLIREVEALKVQLRAVAPSLVADRSDEKPPPHY from the coding sequence ATGAGCGACAAACCAGATTTCGAAGCCCGCGTCACCGAACTCGAGATGAAAGTCGCGTTTCAGGAGCAGACGATCGAGACGCTGAACGGGGTCGTCACCGAGCTGCGGGACGAAATCGACCGGCTCATCCGCGAGGTAGAAGCTCTCAAGGTCCAACTGCGCGCGGTCGCGCCTTCGCTCGTGGCCGACCGGTCCGACGAGAAGCCACCGCCGCATTACTAG
- a CDS encoding MGMT family protein has translation MVNVKAASLDVTTGSPSKHARILAVVRRIPRGRVATYGQIAGLAGLPGHARLVGYALHSLPEGSTTPWHRVINARGCISPRSDGSGHDRLQRVLLERESVRFSDEGVVSLKCFQWRPKTRSIF, from the coding sequence ATGGTAAACGTTAAGGCAGCGTCGCTTGACGTCACAACAGGATCGCCGAGTAAGCACGCGCGGATACTTGCCGTCGTCCGGCGAATCCCAAGGGGACGCGTCGCCACATACGGCCAGATTGCAGGACTCGCGGGGCTCCCTGGCCACGCCCGTCTCGTCGGTTACGCACTTCATAGTCTGCCCGAGGGCAGCACAACGCCATGGCACCGAGTTATCAACGCACGGGGCTGCATCAGCCCCCGCTCGGATGGGTCGGGTCATGACCGCCTTCAGCGAGTCCTGCTCGAGCGCGAGTCCGTGCGGTTCAGTGACGAGGGTGTGGTATCCCTCAAATGCTTTCAGTGGCGTCCCAAGACCCGCAGCATTTTTTGA
- a CDS encoding WD40 repeat domain-containing serine/threonine protein kinase, with amino-acid sequence MPAPSNKSASAALPVGYRLGEYAIEAVLGQGGFGITYRARDTRLGAQVAIKEYFPQVYAVRTEKSTIVPGPGADLENYRWGLTEFLKEAQALAKFKHPHIVRVLRFLEANGTAYTIMEYEEGQTLSSYLAQHGGVLDEASLLRVFLPVLSGLEAVHEAGLLHLDIKPDNIYLRANEQPMLIDFGSSRQMRGEASQKITLTPGYCALEQYPGHGEVGPWSDVYGIGAALYRCMTGKGPVDALERHHTLARTHADALRPATAFERPFYATHIRQCVDAALKLAAPERPGSAFVLQQGLMGKDMAQVGKRRPDAVFRAGTGYIGAVLSAPVEEKKSRRPSRPLLERLIALTVVAATFAIITPMTLINLGRMTEAELYDWIEQTRIEAVARVRDAGDWIDEKVFGVKPLPKPTTVAAAPRAAPAPAEPVVAPEMLRPPFPLGEPPAIEIAVPGEPLHAIGFLQHGLVLATASDAGLVQLWDVQTGAVRTTLPAVAHGPGALGVFPSSQWLAAADRGSGIAVFDPLGNRDGLLPGEPDDRVAVIAVSAAGRLLAAAEDNGQLAVWELSQRRRLHELASGKSRPRLLAFSPDERLLLAGDDAGGIAAWDVADGVLVSYRRVHEKPVTAMAFTPDGRLLAVGAKDGTVRFWTAQDDAPGRVHIAGSSPVEHLSFSRDGLWLLAASDDGAIHVWNVDTGEPAGDATAGGGLRAFAATADGKLLAAAGDDNIVRIWK; translated from the coding sequence ATGCCCGCCCCATCTAATAAGAGCGCCTCCGCCGCCCTGCCGGTCGGGTATCGGCTGGGGGAGTACGCGATCGAGGCGGTGCTGGGTCAGGGGGGCTTCGGGATCACGTACCGGGCGCGGGACACGCGGCTCGGGGCGCAGGTCGCGATCAAGGAGTACTTCCCGCAGGTCTACGCGGTCCGGACCGAGAAATCGACGATCGTGCCGGGGCCGGGGGCGGATCTGGAGAACTACCGCTGGGGCCTCACGGAGTTCCTCAAGGAGGCCCAGGCGCTCGCGAAGTTCAAGCATCCGCATATCGTGCGCGTGCTGCGCTTCCTCGAGGCGAACGGCACGGCCTACACCATCATGGAGTACGAGGAGGGGCAGACGCTCTCGTCGTATCTCGCCCAGCACGGCGGCGTGCTCGACGAGGCGTCGCTGCTCCGCGTCTTCCTGCCGGTCCTGAGCGGGCTCGAAGCCGTGCACGAGGCGGGGCTGCTGCACCTCGACATCAAGCCGGACAACATTTACCTGCGCGCGAACGAGCAACCGATGCTGATCGACTTCGGCTCCTCGAGGCAGATGCGCGGGGAGGCGAGCCAGAAGATCACACTGACGCCGGGGTACTGCGCGCTCGAGCAGTATCCGGGGCACGGCGAGGTCGGGCCGTGGTCGGACGTCTACGGCATCGGCGCGGCGCTCTACCGCTGCATGACGGGCAAGGGTCCGGTCGACGCGCTCGAGCGCCATCATACCCTCGCGCGCACGCACGCCGATGCGCTGCGTCCGGCGACCGCGTTCGAGCGGCCGTTCTACGCGACGCACATCCGCCAGTGCGTCGACGCCGCGCTCAAGCTCGCGGCGCCGGAGCGGCCCGGCTCGGCGTTCGTGCTCCAGCAGGGACTGATGGGCAAGGACATGGCGCAGGTCGGCAAGCGCCGGCCGGACGCGGTGTTCCGCGCGGGCACCGGCTACATCGGCGCGGTGCTTTCGGCGCCCGTCGAGGAAAAGAAATCGCGCCGGCCCTCGCGCCCGCTGCTCGAGCGGCTGATCGCGCTGACCGTCGTGGCGGCGACGTTCGCGATCATCACGCCGATGACATTGATCAACCTCGGCCGAATGACCGAAGCCGAGCTGTATGACTGGATTGAACAGACAAGGATCGAGGCGGTCGCCCGCGTGCGCGACGCCGGGGACTGGATCGACGAGAAGGTGTTCGGCGTGAAGCCGCTGCCGAAGCCGACGACGGTCGCCGCGGCGCCCCGCGCCGCGCCGGCTCCGGCCGAGCCCGTCGTCGCGCCGGAAATGTTGCGGCCGCCGTTCCCCCTCGGCGAGCCGCCGGCGATCGAGATCGCCGTGCCGGGCGAGCCGCTGCACGCAATCGGCTTTCTCCAGCACGGTCTGGTACTCGCGACGGCGAGCGACGCCGGGCTCGTGCAGCTGTGGGACGTGCAGACGGGCGCCGTGCGCACGACCCTGCCGGCCGTCGCCCACGGCCCGGGCGCGCTCGGCGTGTTCCCGAGCAGCCAGTGGCTGGCCGCCGCGGACCGCGGCAGCGGCATCGCCGTCTTCGATCCGCTCGGCAACCGCGACGGGCTGCTGCCCGGCGAGCCGGACGACCGCGTGGCGGTGATCGCCGTCTCCGCGGCCGGCCGCCTGCTCGCCGCCGCCGAGGACAACGGGCAGCTCGCGGTCTGGGAGCTGTCGCAGCGCCGCCGGCTGCACGAGCTCGCGAGCGGCAAGAGCCGGCCGCGCCTGCTCGCCTTCTCGCCCGACGAGCGCCTGCTCCTCGCCGGCGACGACGCGGGCGGGATCGCCGCGTGGGACGTGGCCGACGGCGTGCTCGTCTCGTATCGCCGCGTGCACGAGAAGCCGGTCACGGCGATGGCCTTTACGCCGGACGGCCGGCTGCTCGCGGTCGGCGCAAAGGACGGCACGGTGCGGTTCTGGACGGCGCAGGACGACGCGCCGGGGCGCGTCCACATCGCCGGGTCCTCGCCCGTCGAGCACCTCAGCTTCAGCCGGGACGGCCTCTGGCTCCTCGCCGCGAGCGACGACGGCGCGATCCACGTCTGGAACGTGGACACCGGCGAGCCCGCGGGCGACGCCACCGCCGGTGGCGGCCTGCGGGCGTTCGCGGCGACCGCCGACGGGAAGCTCCTCGCGGCGGCCGGCGACGACAACATCGTCCGGATCTGGAAGTAG
- a CDS encoding cupin domain-containing protein, translating into MVSTFRISALLLSGLFSALALAEAQSQERAFALTPDDPALKWGSCPEFMPKGCEIAVLNGDPSQPNADIFFKVPGGSAISRHWHTSPERMVLVSGELGVTYDEQETAILKPGMYAYGPAKLPHKAYCAEGAPCVLFIAFESPVDAVPTESAAKSSQ; encoded by the coding sequence ATGGTTAGCACTTTCCGAATTTCCGCATTGCTCCTATCGGGATTGTTCAGCGCACTTGCTTTGGCAGAGGCACAGTCGCAGGAGCGCGCATTCGCGCTCACTCCCGATGACCCCGCGCTTAAGTGGGGATCATGTCCGGAGTTCATGCCGAAGGGATGCGAAATCGCGGTCCTGAACGGGGATCCTTCGCAGCCAAACGCAGACATATTCTTCAAAGTGCCCGGAGGCTCCGCGATTTCCCGCCACTGGCACACCTCTCCCGAGCGCATGGTTCTGGTGTCCGGAGAGCTTGGGGTGACGTACGACGAGCAGGAAACGGCAATTTTGAAGCCCGGCATGTATGCGTATGGGCCGGCAAAGCTACCGCACAAAGCCTACTGTGCCGAAGGCGCGCCGTGCGTGCTCTTCATTGCGTTCGAATCGCCCGTCGACGCGGTCCCAACGGAGAGCGCGGCCAAGTCGTCGCAGTGA
- a CDS encoding AraC family transcriptional regulator has product MSHDTLSDVLRSVRLRSALFFYVSCRGKWAAEAPPSREIAGAVLPGADHVIEYHVVTEGECWAAIVGQSPLKLRRGDIIMLPQGDPHVMSYAPGMRANPYTSAYYEMKHHYRPFLVTYDSDGQPQVIPRTGNQAASDDDASTKLVCGFIGCDMRPFNPLIATLPRLLHLSGDRGDAWSEQFVRLAATESTSRRPGSEALLERLSEMMFVDAVRRHADSMPEQSTGWLAALRDRFVGRAMALMHEKPSEPWTIDELGKQVGLSRSALHERFVELIGQPPMQYLTNWRMQLASRLLRDTQSSVAAIALEVGYDSEAAFARAFKRLVGTPPATWRRMQGELSGASEEDAGAASTAHLGTGAE; this is encoded by the coding sequence ATGAGCCACGACACGCTTTCCGACGTCCTGCGCAGCGTCCGGCTGCGGAGCGCCCTGTTCTTCTATGTCTCCTGCCGCGGCAAGTGGGCCGCCGAGGCGCCGCCCTCGCGGGAGATCGCGGGCGCCGTTCTGCCCGGCGCCGACCACGTCATCGAGTATCACGTCGTGACCGAAGGCGAATGCTGGGCGGCCATCGTCGGCCAGTCGCCGCTCAAGCTCCGTCGGGGCGACATCATCATGCTGCCCCAGGGCGATCCGCACGTGATGTCCTACGCGCCCGGCATGCGCGCCAACCCGTACACCAGCGCCTATTACGAGATGAAGCACCACTACCGGCCGTTCCTCGTCACTTACGACAGCGACGGGCAGCCGCAGGTGATCCCGCGCACCGGCAACCAGGCCGCGTCGGACGATGACGCGTCCACGAAGCTCGTCTGCGGTTTCATCGGCTGCGACATGCGGCCGTTCAATCCGTTGATCGCGACGCTGCCGAGACTCCTGCATCTGTCCGGGGACCGGGGCGACGCATGGAGCGAGCAGTTCGTGCGCCTGGCGGCGACGGAGAGCACGAGCCGGCGCCCCGGCAGCGAAGCGCTGCTCGAGCGCCTGAGCGAGATGATGTTCGTCGACGCCGTCCGCCGCCACGCCGACAGCATGCCGGAACAATCGACCGGCTGGCTCGCGGCGCTGCGCGACCGCTTCGTCGGCCGCGCCATGGCGCTCATGCACGAGAAGCCGTCCGAGCCGTGGACGATCGACGAGCTGGGCAAACAGGTCGGTCTCTCGCGCTCCGCGCTGCACGAACGCTTCGTCGAGCTGATCGGCCAGCCGCCCATGCAGTACCTCACCAACTGGCGCATGCAGCTCGCGTCGCGCCTGCTGCGCGACACCCAGTCGAGCGTGGCGGCGATCGCGCTCGAGGTCGGCTACGACTCGGAAGCCGCGTTCGCGCGCGCGTTCAAACGACTCGTGGGAACACCGCCGGCGACCTGGCGGCGAATGCAGGGAGAACTGAGCGGGGCCTCAGAAGAGGATGCGGGAGCAGCCTCGACGGCGCATCTGGGCACGGGGGCCGAGTAG
- a CDS encoding class I SAM-dependent methyltransferase encodes MSVTQETLKPIVAPNPPDFQAIKAKQQATWASGDYAVIGTRLQIVGELLAEAADVRAGERVLDVAAGNGNATLAAARRFAEVTSTDYVEALLAKASARASADGLNATFKVADAEALPFDDGSFDVVLSTFGAMFTPDHRKTAAEMLRVVRRGGRIGLANWTPEGFIGQLFKVIGKHVPPPAGLQPPGLWGTEPHIVQLFGQDASDIRSERRFYHFRYKSPAHWIDVFRNYYGPTHKAFGALDASGQSKLRGDITELLERLNVGGPNSLVIPGEYLEVVIVKH; translated from the coding sequence ATGTCAGTCACTCAGGAGACGCTGAAACCTATCGTCGCACCGAATCCGCCCGATTTCCAAGCCATCAAGGCCAAGCAGCAGGCCACGTGGGCCAGCGGCGACTATGCCGTGATCGGGACCCGGCTCCAGATCGTGGGGGAGCTGCTCGCCGAGGCGGCGGACGTCCGCGCCGGCGAGCGGGTGCTGGACGTGGCGGCGGGCAACGGGAACGCGACGCTGGCCGCGGCGCGCCGGTTCGCCGAGGTCACGTCCACGGACTATGTCGAGGCATTGCTGGCGAAGGCGTCGGCTCGGGCGAGCGCGGACGGACTGAACGCGACGTTCAAGGTTGCCGACGCCGAGGCGCTGCCGTTCGACGACGGGAGCTTCGACGTCGTGCTGTCCACGTTCGGCGCCATGTTCACGCCGGACCACCGCAAGACGGCCGCGGAGATGCTCCGCGTGGTGCGCCGCGGGGGACGCATCGGCCTCGCGAACTGGACGCCGGAGGGGTTCATCGGCCAGCTGTTCAAGGTGATCGGCAAGCACGTGCCGCCGCCGGCCGGGCTGCAGCCGCCGGGACTGTGGGGCACGGAGCCGCACATCGTGCAGCTGTTCGGCCAGGACGCTTCCGACATCCGAAGCGAGCGGCGGTTTTACCACTTCCGCTACAAGTCGCCCGCGCACTGGATCGACGTCTTCCGCAACTACTACGGCCCGACCCACAAGGCCTTCGGTGCGCTCGACGCGTCCGGCCAGAGCAAGCTCCGGGGCGACATCACCGAGCTGCTCGAACGCCTGAACGTCGGCGGCCCGAACTCGCTGGTCATCCCCGGCGAGTACCTGGAAGTGGTGATCGTGAAGCACTGA
- a CDS encoding NfeD family protein: protein MSDRSVFDVVLTAQAIGIASMIDPLEKRRTGRIASAVALGVVFPLLVLAMLWPDVGLITVLLVATAGALLAFLADSKLHTLSPREEMIGREGVVAYLFRRDANGVYLGNVQIGTESWTARTTPSNAPRLTAGRKVRVTGIDGLVLEVEPLDKRE from the coding sequence GTGAGCGACCGTTCTGTTTTTGATGTTGTGCTCACGGCTCAAGCGATAGGAATCGCTTCGATGATCGATCCCCTTGAGAAAAGAAGAACCGGTCGGATTGCCTCCGCGGTCGCTCTCGGGGTGGTGTTCCCGCTGTTGGTGTTGGCGATGCTGTGGCCCGACGTCGGGCTCATCACGGTGCTACTGGTTGCGACAGCGGGCGCGCTGCTTGCCTTTCTCGCGGACTCGAAGCTTCACACGCTCAGTCCCAGGGAAGAGATGATCGGGCGCGAAGGCGTGGTCGCGTACCTGTTCCGGCGGGACGCTAACGGTGTATATCTCGGCAATGTGCAGATCGGCACGGAAAGCTGGACAGCAAGAACCACGCCGTCGAATGCACCGAGGTTGACCGCCGGCCGGAAAGTGCGGGTAACGGGTATCGACGGTCTCGTGCTGGAGGTGGAGCCGCTCGACAAACGCGAGTGA